The Stenotrophomonas sp. ZAC14D1_NAIMI4_1 DNA segment CATCACCACCGAACACGTGGCGATACGGCATGCGCTGAACCTGGAATCGGTGATCACCTATGAAGGCACCGAGACCGTGCACCAGCTGGTGATCGGCCGCGAGCTGACCGGGATCAGCGCGTTCTGACCGCCATCCACGCATGGCGTGGATCTAGTGTGACGCACGCATGGCGTGGACCTACGGGTAGATGCCAACCTTGGTTGGCATGCCGTGGGCACCGCGGTTGAGCGCGCCTTACGCGCCGCCGGCAAACCCGTGCTGGCGCCAGGCCTCGTACATCACCACGGCCACGGTGTTGGACAGATTGAGGCTGCGGTTGTCCGGGCGCATCGGCAGGCGCAGGCGCCGGCCTTCGGGCAGGGCATCGAGCAGGTCCTGCGGCAGGCCGCGGCTTTCCGGCCCGAACAGGAAGGCATCGCCTTCTTCGAACGCCACGCTGTCATAGCGCACGCTGGCCCGGGTACTCAGGGCGAACAGCCGCTTGGGCGCGATGCGCGCCAGCGCGGTGTCCAGGTCGGGATGCACCTGCAGGCGCGAATACTCGTGGTAGTCCAGCCCGGCGCGCTTGAGCTGCTTGTCTTCCAGTGCGAACCCGAGCGGTTCGACCAGGTGCAGCTGCGCGCCGGTGTTGGCGCAGAGCCGGATCACATTGCCCGTGTTGGGCGGGATTTCCGGTTGGAACAGGATCACGTGGAACAGGGGCGCGGCATTCATCGCTGCAGTGTACCTGCGACCGATGCCGCCTTTACGGCGCACGCCCTGCACGGGGCAGGGCGGACGCCGCTTACGGGCGCAGCAGGACCTGGGCGGTTTCGGTGGCCAGGGCCTGCAGGTCGGCAGCACTCGGGCGCACCTGCAGGGCCGGCAGGTTGGTGATGACCTGGTTGGCGACGCTGGTGGCGGCGGCGGCCAGGGTGGCGGCGTAGCGCTCGGCTTCCAGCTCGGCGGCCAGGGCCACGCGCTGTTCCAGGCTCGGGCGCACTTCGACGGCCGCCAGGGTGGTGATCGGCAGGGCGGCGGCGACCGGGGCGGCGATGAAGCCGCCGCGCTCGGCCAGCTGGTCGGCGCTGGGGCGCACTTCCACGGTGGCGAGGGTGACGATGCCGCTGGCCTGTTCCCAGGCCTGCTGGGCCAGCTGGTCGGCGGCCGGGCGGACCTGCACGGTGGACAGGGTCTTGATGGATTCGGAGGCCTGCACCGACGAAACAACCGCGGTGCCGGCAATCAGGGCGATGGCGATGGCAATGGTCTTGGCGTTCATGACGGGGCCTGTTTAGTGTTGGTGAGCGGTGGTGTGGTAGTAAGGTAGAACACCAATTAGGGGCTTGCAAGGAAAATTTTCAATTTCCTTCTTTTGTTCAGCATCCAGTCATTTTGGATCTGAAGCCCTTCCTGGCGCAGGAACAACAGAGCAATCCCCGTGCCAACTTCACATCATTGATTTAAAAGGGTTTTGTAGGCGGCCTGGAGTGTCCGCGGGGCGGACACCTGTCCGTTCGAACTTCCGTGGACACTGTCCGGACGATGAATCTGGCCGCACGTGACCGTGTGGAAGGCAGGCCTGACGGTGCTGGGCGGCGGATACCCCCAGTGACTGGTGGCCGATACCCGGCCCCGCGCCCGCGCGCTAGGATCGCGATTCACCAACGTGACCAAGGACCCGGAAATGTCTCTCGCCCTGCGCCCGCGCACCGCGCTGCTGGCCGTCGCCCTCAGTACCGCCCTCGGCACGCTTGCGCCGACCGCGGCACTGGCGGCCAAGCCGGCCGCCGCCACCAAGGTCGATATCCCGTTCGAGCAGTTCACCCTGCCCAACGGCCTGCGCGTGATCGTGCATACCGACCGCAAGGCGCCGATCGTCGCGGTCAACATCTGGTACCACGTGGGCAGCAAGGACGAGCCGGCCGGCCGCACCGGTTTCGCCCACCTGTTCGAACACCTGATGTTCCAGAGCAGCGAAAACCACGACGGCGAGTACTTCGAGCCCTTCAAGCAGGTCGGCGCCACCGGCCAGAACGGCACCACCAACACCGACCGCACCAACTACTTCGAGAACGTGCCCACCACCGCGCTGGACATGGCGCTGTGGATGGAATCGGACCGCATGGGCCACCTGGTCGGTGCCATCGACCAGGCGGCGCTGGACGAACAGCGCGGCGTGGTGCAGAACGAAAAGCGCCAGGGCGAGAACCAGCCCTATGGCCAGGTGTGGGAAAAGATCAACCGCTCGCTGTACCCGGTTGGCCACCCGTACCACCACAGCGTCATCGGCTCGATGAACGACCTCAACGCCGCCTCGCTGGATGACGTCAAGACCTGGTTCCGCACCTGGTACGGCCCCAACAATGCGGTGCTGGTGCTGGCCGGCGACATCGACCTGGCCACCGCCAAGGAAAAGGCCGCCAAGTACTTCGGCAGCATCCCGGCCGGCCCGACCATGGCCCAGCCGAAGGTGGACGTGGCCAAGCGCGATGCCGACACCCGTGAAGTAATGACCGACAAGGTGCCGCAGGCGCGCATCTACCGCGCCTGGAACGTGGCCCAGGTCGGCACCACCGACATCGACCAGCTGCAGCTGCTGGGGCAGATCCTCGGCGGCGCCAAGTCCTCGCGCCTGAGCCAGCGCCTGCAGCACCAGGACAAGCTGGTGGACAACATCAGCGCCGGTGCCTATGGCTCGCAGCTGGGCTCCAACTTCATGGTCATGGCCACGGTGAAGCAGGGCCAGGACCCGGCCCAGGTCGAGAAGATCATCGATGAGGAAATCGAGCGCCTGCTGAAGGACGGCCCGACCGCCGACGAACTGTCGCGCGCCAAGACCGGCTTCCGCGCCGGCTTCATCCGCGGCATCGAGCGCATCGGTGGCTTCGGCGGCAAGGCCGACGCGCTGGCCGAGTGCGCGGTCTACACCGGCGATCCGGGCTGCTTCCGCACCTCGCTGGCCAACATCGACAAGGCTACCGCCGCCGACCTCAAGCGCGTGGGCGCGCAGTGGCTGGACAAGGGCAGCCACACCCTGGTGGTCGAGCCCGGCGAACGTGTCGCCCTGCAGGAAGAAGCCTCGGCCACGCCGAAGCCGTTCAACGTGCCGGCCGTGGATACGAAGTACAGCACCCTGCCGGAGCAGGTCGACCGCAAGGCCGGCGTGCCGCAGACCCGCGAGTTCCCGGCACTGAAGTTCCCGGCGCTGCAGCGCGCCACCCTGAAGAACGGCACCACCGTGGTGCTGGCCGAGCGCCACGAGATCCCGGTGGTGCAGTTCAGCTACCAGTTCCCGGGCGGCTTCACCGCCGACCAGGGCCGCAAGCCGGGCACCGCCAACTTCACCATGAACCTGATGACCGAAGGCGCCGGCAAGCTGGGCTCGCTGGCCTTCGCCGATGCCGCCGACGCGCTGGGTGCCAGCCTGGATGCGGGCGCCGGCCTGGACTCGGTGACTGTCGACCTGTCGGCGCTGAAGGAAAACCTGGTGCCGTCGCTGGCGCTGTACCGCGACCTGCTGCGCGAACCGCGCTTCGAGCAGGGCGAGATCGACCGGGTGAAGGCTTCGTGGATCGCCGGTATCAAGCAGGAGAAGGTCAATCCGAACGCCGTGGCCATGCGCGTGCTGCCGCCGCTGCTGTACGGCAAGGGCCACCCGTACGCCATTCCGTTCACCGGCAGCGGTGACGAAGCGGCGATCACCAGCCTGGGCCGCGAAGACCTGGTCGACTTCCACCGCGACTGGCTGCGCCCGCAGGACGGCACCCTGATCGTGGTCGGTGACACCACCCTGGCCGAGATCGTGCCGCTGCTGGACAAGCAGCTGGGCGACTGGAAGGCCAGCGGCGATGCCCCGGTGATCAAGGCCAGTACCGCCGTGGCCGTGCCCAAGGCCGCGCGCGTGTTCCTGATCGACCAGCCCGGTGCGGTGCAGGCCAACCTGTTCGCCGGCCAGGTCGTGCCGCCGTCCAGTGATGCCGGCTCGACCCGCTTCGACATCGCCAACGGCGTGCTCGGCGGCGACTTCACTTCGCGCCTGAACATGAACCTGCGCGAGGACAAGCACTGGTCCTACGGTGCCCGTACCAGCGCCAGCAGCACCGTGGGCCAGCGCCCGTGGATGGCCATGGCACCGGTGCAGATCGACAAGACCGGCCCGGCCCTGGCGGAAATGCGCAAGGAGATCGCCGAGTTCGCCGATGGCAGCAAGCCGGCCACCGAGGCCGAGGTCAACCGCATCCGCAACATCCAGACCCTGAGCCTGCCCGGCGCCTACGAGACCGCCGCCGCGGTGGCCTCGACCATCGGCGCCATCGTGCAGTTCAAGCGCCCGGATGACTACGTGGTGCGCCGCAAGGCCGAAATCGAGGCGATGACCCCGGCGCAGGTGCAGCAGGCCGCGACCGAGATCAAGCCGCAGGGCCTGACCTGGGTGGTGGTGGGTGACCTCAAGCAGACCGAAGCGGCCGTGCGCGCGCTGAAGCTGGGCGAAGTGACCGTGATCGATGCCGAAGGCAACCCGGTCAAGAAATAAGGCAGAACCCCGGCCCGCCACCTGGCGGGCCGGCTCCCCGGTAGTGCCGGCCGCTGGCCGGCAACCCCGTCGTGCATCTGGGGTCAGAGCCCCCTGCGGGGGATCTGACCCCGGCTCCGAGGGGATCCGACCCCGGCCCCGGCTACCCCCGATTCAGGCGGTTCAGGCAGAATCGCCCCATACCCTTCCAGGATCTACCCATGCGCTTTCTGCTGCTGTCGTCCCTGCTGCTCACCGTCACCGCCTGCACCTGGGTGCCGATGGAACCGGCCGGCAAGACCGTGCGCGTGCTCCCGGCAGGCCCGCTGCCCGCCGGCTGCATCACCAAGGGCGAGGTCGTGGTCACCGTGAAGAGCAAGGTCGGCTTCTACAACCGCAACCCCCTGCGCGTGCAGGAAGAGCTGGAAACCCTGGCCCGCAACGAGGCCCCCAGCGCCGGCGCCAACGCCGTCCAGGCCGCTGCGCCGCCCGCCGATGGCAGCCAGCGCTTCGCCGCCTTCCAGTGCCCGCCGCGCTGAACAGGGACCATACGGCCAAGGCTGAATTCGTAAAGATGCGGTGAAAGCCCGGGGGTTATAGAATAGCGCCCCCTTTTGCCTGAGCCTTGGCGCTAACTTCGATGCTCTTCAAGAATGTCTCGATCGCCGGCCTGGCACACGTCGACGCGCCGCATACGCTGACGACCAAGGAAATCAACGAGCGGCTGCAGCCGACGCTGGATCGCCTGGGCATCCGCACCGACGTGCTCGGCGATATCGCCGGCATCCACGCCCGCCGCCTGTGGGACAACGGCGTGCTCGCCTCCGACGCCGCCACCATGGCCGGCCGCAAGGCGCTGGAAGATGCCGGCATCACCGCGGGCCAGGTGGGCCTGCTGGTCAACACCTCGGTCAGCCGCGACTACCTGGAGCCGTCCACGGCCTCCATCGTCTCCGGCAACCTCGGCGTCAGCGACGAGTGCATGACCTTCGACGTCGCCAATGCCTGCCTGGCCTTCATCAACGGCATGGATATCGCCGCACGCATGCTCGAGCGCGGTGACATCGACTACGCGCTGGTGGTGGACGGCGAGACCGCCAACCTGGTGTACGAAAAGACCCTGGAGCGCATGACCGCCCCGGACGTCACCGCCGACGACTTCCGCAACGAGCTGGCCGCCCTGACCACCGGTTCGGGTGCCGCCGCCATGGTCATGGCGCGCTCGGAGCTGGTGCCCGACGCCCCGCGCTACAAGGGTGGCGTGACCCGCTCGGCCACCGAGTGGAACCAGCTGTGCCTGGGCAACCTGGACCGCATGGTCACCGATACCCGCCTGCTGCTGATCGAAGGCATCAAGCTGGCGCAGAAGACCTTTGCCGCCGCCAAGATCGCCCTCGGCTGGGCCGTGGAGGAACTGGACCAGTTCGTCATCCACCAGGTCAGCCAGCCGCACACCGCCGCGTTCATCAAGAACTTCGGCATCGACCCGAAGAAGGTCATGACCATCTTCGGCGAGCACGGCAACATCGGCCCGGCCTCGGTGCCGATCGTGCTGAGCAAGCTCAAGCAGCTGGGCAAGCTGAAGAAGGGCGATCGCATCGCGCTGCTCGGCATCGGCTCGGGCCTGAACTGCTCGATGGCTGAAGTGGTCTGGTAAAAAAGTCACCGCTGACCTGCTGCGCGATTGCCTGGCAGGCGCGGCCGGTGCTCGGAATCCTCATGTACCCACGTACACTCCGGTTCCTGCGCGCCGTCCGCACCCGCCAGCCAATCGCTCGCGACGGGCAGCGATGATTTTTCCAAGTGTCCAAGGGCCGGTTCTACCGGCCCTTTCTACAGGTGCGATCCGATGTCCCAGCTTCCCGGTTACCCCG contains these protein-coding regions:
- a CDS encoding tRNA (cytidine(34)-2'-O)-methyltransferase, whose product is MNAAPLFHVILFQPEIPPNTGNVIRLCANTGAQLHLVEPLGFALEDKQLKRAGLDYHEYSRLQVHPDLDTALARIAPKRLFALSTRASVRYDSVAFEEGDAFLFGPESRGLPQDLLDALPEGRRLRLPMRPDNRSLNLSNTVAVVMYEAWRQHGFAGGA
- a CDS encoding pitrilysin family protein; amino-acid sequence: MSLALRPRTALLAVALSTALGTLAPTAALAAKPAAATKVDIPFEQFTLPNGLRVIVHTDRKAPIVAVNIWYHVGSKDEPAGRTGFAHLFEHLMFQSSENHDGEYFEPFKQVGATGQNGTTNTDRTNYFENVPTTALDMALWMESDRMGHLVGAIDQAALDEQRGVVQNEKRQGENQPYGQVWEKINRSLYPVGHPYHHSVIGSMNDLNAASLDDVKTWFRTWYGPNNAVLVLAGDIDLATAKEKAAKYFGSIPAGPTMAQPKVDVAKRDADTREVMTDKVPQARIYRAWNVAQVGTTDIDQLQLLGQILGGAKSSRLSQRLQHQDKLVDNISAGAYGSQLGSNFMVMATVKQGQDPAQVEKIIDEEIERLLKDGPTADELSRAKTGFRAGFIRGIERIGGFGGKADALAECAVYTGDPGCFRTSLANIDKATAADLKRVGAQWLDKGSHTLVVEPGERVALQEEASATPKPFNVPAVDTKYSTLPEQVDRKAGVPQTREFPALKFPALQRATLKNGTTVVLAERHEIPVVQFSYQFPGGFTADQGRKPGTANFTMNLMTEGAGKLGSLAFADAADALGASLDAGAGLDSVTVDLSALKENLVPSLALYRDLLREPRFEQGEIDRVKASWIAGIKQEKVNPNAVAMRVLPPLLYGKGHPYAIPFTGSGDEAAITSLGREDLVDFHRDWLRPQDGTLIVVGDTTLAEIVPLLDKQLGDWKASGDAPVIKASTAVAVPKAARVFLIDQPGAVQANLFAGQVVPPSSDAGSTRFDIANGVLGGDFTSRLNMNLREDKHWSYGARTSASSTVGQRPWMAMAPVQIDKTGPALAEMRKEIAEFADGSKPATEAEVNRIRNIQTLSLPGAYETAAAVASTIGAIVQFKRPDDYVVRRKAEIEAMTPAQVQQAATEIKPQGLTWVVVGDLKQTEAAVRALKLGEVTVIDAEGNPVKK
- a CDS encoding DUF4156 domain-containing protein, with amino-acid sequence MRFLLLSSLLLTVTACTWVPMEPAGKTVRVLPAGPLPAGCITKGEVVVTVKSKVGFYNRNPLRVQEELETLARNEAPSAGANAVQAAAPPADGSQRFAAFQCPPR
- a CDS encoding 3-oxoacyl-ACP synthase III, with product MLFKNVSIAGLAHVDAPHTLTTKEINERLQPTLDRLGIRTDVLGDIAGIHARRLWDNGVLASDAATMAGRKALEDAGITAGQVGLLVNTSVSRDYLEPSTASIVSGNLGVSDECMTFDVANACLAFINGMDIAARMLERGDIDYALVVDGETANLVYEKTLERMTAPDVTADDFRNELAALTTGSGAAAMVMARSELVPDAPRYKGGVTRSATEWNQLCLGNLDRMVTDTRLLLIEGIKLAQKTFAAAKIALGWAVEELDQFVIHQVSQPHTAAFIKNFGIDPKKVMTIFGEHGNIGPASVPIVLSKLKQLGKLKKGDRIALLGIGSGLNCSMAEVVW